One window of Chloroflexus aggregans DSM 9485 genomic DNA carries:
- a CDS encoding type I restriction-modification system subunit M N-terminal domain-containing protein, whose product MDIQTLETWLWDAACAIRGPVDAPKFKDYILPLVFLKRLSDVFEDELARLAAQFGSEKTARSLLEQERARGPVSLVRFYLPDHARWEAIRRQTAGLGQYLTEAVRAVARENPRLSGVIDIQR is encoded by the coding sequence ATGGACATCCAAACCCTCGAAACCTGGCTGTGGGACGCCGCCTGCGCCATCCGCGGGCCGGTGGACGCCCCCAAATTCAAAGACTACATCCTGCCGCTGGTCTTTTTGAAGCGCCTCTCGGACGTATTCGAGGACGAACTGGCGCGTCTGGCGGCGCAGTTCGGCAGCGAGAAGACCGCCCGTTCGCTGCTGGAACAGGAACGGGCGCGCGGACCGGTCTCGCTGGTGCGCTTCTACCTTCCTGATCACGCCCGCTGGGAGGCCATCCGTCGCCAGACCGCCGGCCTGGGCCAATATCTCACCGAGGCGGTACGCGCTGTGGCGCGCGAAAACCC
- a CDS encoding GNAT family N-acetyltransferase, translating to MTIFTVRPAQEADIPSLARLMVALYHAELPGVLRGSRVGQERLLAYTLTANGPTALRHRYVVCDEQQRVIGTGMLQLPGEPAFERAPRGTLIAALRELGTLPTLHLVGTVARTLFGVYRHDDPHSALIHSVVIATDVRGCGAGQVLMTALEEHIGAHRLTRARLQVLASNTNAQRFYYRLGYREIWRLTGWRARLGWPSLVMEKTVAPPSP from the coding sequence ATGACCATTTTCACAGTTCGTCCTGCCCAAGAAGCCGATATACCGTCATTAGCTCGCCTGATGGTTGCACTGTATCACGCTGAATTGCCCGGAGTGTTGCGCGGATCGCGCGTCGGTCAGGAGCGTCTATTGGCCTACACGCTCACTGCCAACGGACCAACTGCGTTGCGTCACCGTTATGTGGTGTGTGATGAGCAACAGCGCGTGATCGGCACCGGTATGTTGCAACTCCCCGGTGAGCCGGCGTTCGAGCGGGCACCACGCGGCACCCTGATCGCGGCGTTGCGCGAGCTAGGAACGCTACCAACGCTGCACTTAGTAGGTACCGTCGCTCGTACCTTGTTCGGCGTCTATCGCCACGATGATCCGCACAGTGCCCTCATCCACAGCGTAGTTATAGCAACTGACGTGCGCGGCTGTGGTGCGGGGCAAGTGTTGATGACAGCGTTGGAAGAGCATATCGGTGCGCACCGATTGACACGTGCCCGTCTACAGGTGTTAGCGAGCAATACCAACGCGCAGCGATTTTATTACCGATTGGGGTATCGCGAAATATGGCGATTGACCGGGTGGCGTGCCCGTTTAGGGTGGCCCAGCCTGGTCATGGAAAAAACCGTCGCCCCGCCATCACCGTAG
- a CDS encoding AAA family ATPase → MTLPSTSTDVRALAEFAGRVRANVARVIVGKGEAIDLLLIALLCGGHVLIEDVPGVGKTMLARALAVSLGLSFRRVQCTPDLLPNDLTGVSVYRPHEARFVFQPGPLFSHVVLVDEINRATPRTQSALLEAMGEGQVSVDGVTHVLPQPFLVLATQNPVEFEGTFPLPEAQLDRFFLRIRLGYPSPAEEVQMLTALAGEHPITNLTAVVAGEQVPTLQRAIYQVRVAPSLREYLVRLAQELRAHPDLALAMSPRATLALFRAGQAWAALAGRDYVLPDDYKALAGPVLGHRLLVRPAAALRGRTAEDVLAEVVARVELPLE, encoded by the coding sequence GTGACGTTACCATCAACCTCAACAGATGTGCGCGCGCTGGCCGAGTTTGCCGGGCGGGTGCGCGCGAATGTGGCGCGGGTGATCGTGGGCAAGGGCGAGGCGATTGACCTGTTGTTGATCGCCTTACTCTGCGGTGGGCACGTGTTGATCGAGGATGTGCCCGGCGTGGGGAAGACAATGTTGGCCCGCGCATTGGCCGTTTCCCTAGGGCTGAGTTTTCGTCGGGTACAGTGTACGCCCGATTTGTTGCCGAACGATTTGACCGGGGTGAGTGTCTATCGGCCTCATGAAGCGCGCTTTGTCTTCCAACCCGGCCCGTTGTTTAGCCATGTGGTGCTGGTTGATGAGATTAATCGGGCGACGCCGCGAACCCAGAGTGCGTTGTTAGAAGCGATGGGTGAGGGGCAGGTCAGCGTTGATGGTGTGACACACGTGCTGCCGCAGCCGTTTTTGGTCTTGGCAACTCAGAATCCGGTTGAGTTTGAAGGGACATTCCCTTTGCCGGAAGCTCAACTCGACCGGTTTTTTTTGCGGATACGGTTGGGTTATCCGTCACCGGCGGAAGAAGTGCAGATGCTGACGGCGCTGGCCGGCGAGCATCCGATTACTAACTTGACGGCGGTTGTGGCCGGTGAGCAGGTACCGACGTTGCAGCGGGCAATTTATCAGGTGCGGGTGGCGCCGTCGTTGCGCGAGTATCTAGTGCGACTGGCGCAGGAGCTGCGCGCGCATCCCGATCTGGCGCTGGCGATGAGTCCACGGGCGACGCTGGCCCTGTTTCGGGCCGGGCAGGCGTGGGCGGCATTGGCCGGGCGCGATTATGTGTTGCCCGATGATTACAAGGCGCTGGCGGGGCCGGTGCTCGGTCATCGGTTGTTGGTGCGGCCTGCGGCAGCGTTGCGTGGGCGCACGGCGGAAGATGTGTTGGCTGAGGTGGTGGCGAGGGTTGAGTTGCCCCTAGAGTGA
- a CDS encoding enoyl-CoA hydratase-related protein: MTVLTLIRNGPVATLILQRPAVHNAFNPEVIAGITEVCKELRDDPAVRVLVLQGDGPSFCAGADLHWMQQSLLYTHEENLADAARLDAMFAALDTLPQAVVARVHGAALGGGVGLVCCADYAVAADDAVFGLTEVRLGLLPAVIARFVVARIGLGYARALFVTGRRLKAAQALAMGLVHEVVSADQLDAAVEAVVSDLLRGGPKAIAASKALLRAVRTEPLAEVRRLSIEAIAAARTGAEGQAGLRAFLKRELPPWVLNE, from the coding sequence ATGACAGTGTTGACTCTGATCCGCAACGGGCCGGTAGCCACATTGATCCTACAACGCCCAGCAGTTCACAATGCGTTTAACCCGGAGGTTATTGCCGGTATCACCGAGGTATGTAAAGAGCTACGGGACGATCCGGCTGTGCGCGTGTTGGTCCTACAAGGTGACGGGCCATCGTTTTGTGCTGGCGCCGATTTACATTGGATGCAGCAAAGTTTGTTGTACACTCACGAGGAAAATTTGGCCGATGCAGCCCGCCTCGATGCAATGTTCGCGGCGCTCGATACGTTACCGCAAGCGGTAGTGGCGCGGGTGCATGGTGCGGCGCTGGGGGGTGGTGTAGGGTTGGTGTGTTGCGCTGATTATGCCGTAGCGGCTGACGATGCAGTGTTTGGGTTGACGGAAGTGCGTTTGGGATTGTTACCGGCAGTGATAGCGCGCTTCGTAGTGGCGCGGATTGGGCTGGGATATGCACGGGCGTTGTTCGTAACCGGGCGTCGGCTGAAGGCTGCGCAGGCCTTGGCAATGGGTTTGGTACACGAAGTAGTATCGGCTGATCAACTCGATGCGGCAGTGGAGGCTGTGGTGAGCGATCTGCTGCGCGGTGGCCCAAAGGCGATTGCGGCCAGTAAAGCGTTGTTGCGCGCTGTTCGTACTGAGCCGCTGGCCGAGGTGCGTCGGTTGTCGATTGAGGCAATTGCGGCTGCACGAACCGGGGCGGAGGGTCAGGCTGGCCTACGTGCGTTTCTCAAGCGGGAGTTGCCACCGTGGGTGCTGAATGAGTAG